CGTCGGAATGGCCCAGGACGGTCAGCTCCGTCTGGAAGGTGTCCGCCAGCTTCTGGAGCTCCGGCAGGTCTTTTTCCTCCACGGCCAGGACCATGCGTTCCTGGGATTCCGACAGGAAGATTTCCCAGGAGATGAGGCCCGGTTCCTTAAGGGGTGCGTTGTCCAGGAAGATTTCCCCGCCCGTGACGGAGAGCATTTCCCCGGCGGCGGAAGAGAAGCCGCCCGCGCCGCAGTCCGTGATGAAGACGATGAGGCCGCGTTCGCGCGCTTCCAGAATGAAGTCCAGCGTTTTCTTTTCCTCAATCGGGTTGCCGATCTGCACGGCGGTGAAGTCCTCTTCGTGGGAGGCTTCGTCCAGCGCGGCGGAGGAGAAAGTGGCCCCCTTGAGGCCGTCGCGTCCCGTGCGTCCGCCGATGACGATCACCTTGAGGCCGGGGCGCATTTCCTTCAGGATGTCCCCGCGGGGAATCACGCCGGCGGTTCCGCAGAAGACGAGGGGGTTGTAAATGTACGTGGGGTCAAACTGGATGGCGCCGTTCACGGTGGGAATGCCCATGCGGTTGCCGTAGTCGCGCACGCCGCGCACCACGCCGCGCATGATGCCCAGGGGGTGGATGACGTCCGGAGCGGTGATGTCCGCCGGATTCGTGTCCGGAGCGCCGAAGCAGAAGACGTCCAGGGAGGCGATGGGCTTGGCGCCCTTGCCTGCGCCCAGAATGTCGCGGATGACGCCGCCCAGCCCGGTGTTGGCCCCGGCATAGGGTTCAATGGCGGAGGGGTGGTTGTGCGTTTCCGCCTTCAGGCAGACGGCCAGCTTGTCGTCCAGGGCGATGAAGCCGGCGTTGTCGTCAAACGCGCTGAGCACGAAGCCCGGCTTGCGTTCCATGATCTTTTCGGAAGGCTTCTTGATGTAGGTCTTGAAGAGGCTGTCCACGGTTTCCGGCGCGCCTCCGTTGACGCTGTGGCTGATGGAGGCGGAGAAGATGCGGTGCTTGCAGTGTTCCGACCAGGTCTGGGCGATCACTTCCAGCTCCACGTCAGTGGGGTCGCGGTCGATTTCGCGGAAAATCTGCTGGACGACTTCCATGTCCTCGCGGGACAGGGAAAGCTTCTGCTTTTTGCTGAGTTCAAGCAGTTCGTCGCTGCTCAGGTCCCTCACGGGAACGGTGCGGTAGGTTTTGGCGGACATGTGGATGGGGAAGGAGAGGGGTTAGGCGATGGTCCAGTTGTGAATGGCGGGGTTGCAGACGTCCTTGGCAAAGCGCGCCGCCAGGGCTTCCTTGTCCCCCTGGCCGAAGACGTACACGCGCTGGGTGATTTTCAGGCCGTCCAGGGTAAAGCCCATGTTCTGGCGGCCGCGGTAGTTTTGCAGGATGGCTTCCTTTTCCAGGTCCAGGGCGCCGGCCTTCATGCCGTAGTCAATCGTGAACAGGGAGTCTTTCAGGATGGGGGCGGCCTGTTCCGTGCATTCCTGGGAGATGGGGTCCACCAGTACACTCAGGAGATATTCGCGGGCTTTTTGTTCGTCCCCGCTGATTTCTACGGTGTAAACGCGGCTGCGGCGGAAGGTGAGGCCGGCATTCAGGGGAGTGTAGAGCAGGGCGTCCGCGTTGGCGGCGGCCTGGAACCGGCTGATAACTTCAAAGTGGAGGGTCATATCGCTCAAGAATGTTGGTAAAATGAAAAATGGGGGCCGGTCGGACAACCGGCTCCCATGAAAGGGGAAAGGGCTCAGGCCTTGTTCTGGAGCCGGGAGAGGACTTCCTCGTAGGCTTCCATCACGTTGCCCAGGTCCTGGCGGAAGCGGTCCTTGTCCATCTTCTCGCCGGTCTTGATGTCCCACAGGCGGCAGGTGTCCGGGGAAATCTCGTCAGCCAGCACGATCTGGGAGGGATCTTCCGCCAGACGGCCGAATTCAATCTTGAAGTCCACCAGCGTCAGGCCCACCTGCTTGAAGAAATCAATCAGCACGTCGTTCACGATGCGGGCCTGGTCCTTCAGGAAGGCGCATTCCTCTTCCGTGGCGGCATTCAGTTCACGGGCGTAATCATCATTGATGAAGGGATCGCCCAAGTCGTCGTCCTTGTAGGAAAACTCCACGATCGGCTTCTTGAAGGGGGTGCCTTCCTTGACGCCCATGCGGCGGCTGAAGGAGCCGGCGGCGATGTTGCGCACGATCACTTCCAGGGGAAGGATGGAAACCTTTTTCACGTCGATGTTGATGTCGTCCACGTCCGCGACCAGGTGGGTCTTCACACCCTTGCTTTCCAGCATGCGGTAAATGACCAGGGTGATGGCCTTGTTCATCCTGCCCTTGTTTTCAAACTGGGCCTTCTTGGCTCCGTTTCCGGCGGTGGCGTCGTCCTTGTATTCCATGCGGAGGACGTTGGGATTGTCAGTCGTATAAAGGCGTTTGGCCTTCCCTTCGTAAATAGGTTCCATGATACGTGTTGCGCAGGGTTGAATGCGTGCGGGGATGTTACGCCAGACGTTCCGCACGGTCAAGCCGCAACTGGACGAAGGAAGGGGGCGCCTCCGCACGCCCTTGCGGCTATCCCATGGGGAAGGAATTGACAAGGGCCATCCAACCGGGCAAACCCGGTTTTCCGGTCTCTGGACTCGGGTCTTTTCCGGAGAGCCACGGAGGTGAATGTCTGAAATCCGGCACAAACCGGCGGCCATTATTCTTCTGAATGAAAAAAGCATAATCAACTTGCCACCTGTTTCCGCGGATGTTAGGAAGATGATTGATGTTCAAACTGGCTGCATGTTTCTGGACGGCTCTCGCTCTCACACTTCCGTCCCGGGCGGAGGACACCTGCCATTCCGATGTTGAAAGTTGGAGTACTCTAAGATGCCCGGTTCAGTATTTTGCCGTGGAATCCCAGAACAGCCGCTATTGGACGACCCTTTTTCCGGACAATCCGCCCTTTGCCTATGCGTGCCTGTACCTTCCTTC
This portion of the Akkermansia massiliensis genome encodes:
- the purC gene encoding phosphoribosylaminoimidazolesuccinocarboxamide synthase, with translation MEPIYEGKAKRLYTTDNPNVLRMEYKDDATAGNGAKKAQFENKGRMNKAITLVIYRMLESKGVKTHLVADVDDINIDVKKVSILPLEVIVRNIAAGSFSRRMGVKEGTPFKKPIVEFSYKDDDLGDPFINDDYARELNAATEEECAFLKDQARIVNDVLIDFFKQVGLTLVDFKIEFGRLAEDPSQIVLADEISPDTCRLWDIKTGEKMDKDRFRQDLGNVMEAYEEVLSRLQNKA